One part of the Equus asinus isolate D_3611 breed Donkey chromosome 30, EquAss-T2T_v2, whole genome shotgun sequence genome encodes these proteins:
- the LOC106840779 gene encoding alpha-1,3-mannosyl-glycoprotein 4-beta-N-acetylglucosaminyltransferase-like protein MGAT4E gives MRCSIRRCFLTSVGIGFLWLFITLKVPTEIEDDQNVMTIQGQVYDVPLSVSQEDSYNRREDLRPLEEWQNLTSKYMKKIQQRRKTWLMVGISSVPRPDQNSLSYTLLSLFRATSKIEQKRLTVLVHLADSDLTWLRETTVHISSLFSPQILAGQLLLIHAPSDIYPTVDDVRDKDTQAEFYSKQNIDHAFLMSFATKLSDYFLLLEDNAFCAPNFVTHIHWKVNAMRSDPWVMLEFSNMGFLGKLFHSRDLPVLSHFLLLFYKEKPLNRLIPHFRTLLAQKNPILCRPFLFYHRISYFTYNDSQKATPVRKKNPYGPDNPPGAIFTDMKVFDVHFPWEAYTLDESFFWTHNVSAGNHLTVILNHPVNLNRVQVLTGTIVDGKYALEKGQVELGYDPEGMPQYCTSFAVLGHLLEGQMDQEVFLRSLRYNVSCVRVVVKANQLGGLIIRHIHLWEENAKEAEATESWR, from the exons ATGCGGTGTTCCATCAGGCGCTGCTTCCTGACCTCAGTGGGCATCGGATTCCTGTGGCTCTTCATCACTTTGAAAGTCCCCACGGAAATTGAAGATGACCAAAATGTGATGACAATCCAAGGCCAG GTATATGATGTGCCTTTGTCAGTGTCCCAGGAGGACAGTTATAACAGAAGGGAGGACCTGAGACCACTAGAAGAGTGGCAGAATCTCACCtccaaatacatgaaaaaaatccaGCAGAGACGAAAGA catggctgatggtgGGCATCTCCTCAGTGCCACGACCGGACCAAAACAGCCTCTCATACACACTGCTCTCCCTGTTCCGTGCTACCTCTAAGATTGAGCAGAAGCGTCTCACAGTGCTGGTCCACCTGGCAGATTCTGACCTCACCTGGCTCAGAGAAACCACTGTCCATATTTCAAGCCTCTTCAGCCCACAGATCTTGGCAGGACAGTTGTTGCTGATCCATGCTCCATCTGACATCTACCCCACTGTGGATGATGTCAGGGACAAGGACACTCAAGCGGAATTCTACTCCAAGCAGAATATAGATCACGCCTTCCTCATGAGCTTTGCCACAAAGCTCTCTGATTACTTCCTGTTACTGGAGGACAATGCCTTTTGTGCCCCCAACTTTGTCACCCACATTCATTGGAAGGTGAACGCCATGAGGTCTGACCCGTGGGTGATGCTGGAGTTCTCCAATATGGGCTTCCTTGGCAAACTCTTCCACAGCAGGGACCTCCCTGTCCTGtcccatttccttctcctcttctacAAGGAAAAGCCCCTCAACAGGCTTATCCCTCATTTTCGTACCCTCCTGGCCCAGAAGAACCCCATCCTCTGCAGACCTTTCCTCTTCTACCACAGGATCTCCTACTTCACCTATAATGACAGCCAGAAAGCCACCCCAGTTCGGAAGAAGAACCCGTATGGTCCTGACAACCCACCTGGAGCCATTTTCACTGACATGAAGGTGTTTGATGTTCATTTCCCCTGGGAGGCCTACACTCTGGACGAGTCCTTCTTCTGGACCCACAATGTCAGTGCAGGGAACCACCTCACCGTCATTTTGAACCATCCAGTGAACCTGAACAGAGTGCAAGTCCTGACAGGGACCATTGTGGATGGAAAGTATGCCCTGGAGAAGGGGCAAGTGGAACTGGGCTACGACCCCGAGGGGATGCCTCAGTACTGTACCAGCTTTGCTGTGCTGGGCCATCTCTTGGAAGGGCAGATGGATCAGGAGGTATTTCTGAGAAGTCTGAGGTACAACGTGAGCTGTGTAAGGGTGGTGGTGAAAGCTAATCAGCTTGGTGGTCTCATTATCAGGCACATTCACCTCTGGGAGGAAAATGCCAAAGAGGCAGAAGCAACTGAAAGTTGGAGGTAA